In the Leptospiraceae bacterium genome, one interval contains:
- a CDS encoding septation protein IspZ produces the protein MNSNLWIGIIPVLVFVVLESFTNKKMALLSALALAVAELIFTIVVYKTIDEITILGFFLIGVAVFLSLKTENDIYFKLQPAILGWILALVFFFFYYVLNRFLLNEMFHKYMGDSFQNILEQTTDPEFLENYLKLLSKYMGWLFFIHGTLTGYAAFKLNKWWWFIIRVPGLYILMIVFSILAMRGVL, from the coding sequence ATGAATTCTAACCTCTGGATAGGAATAATTCCCGTATTGGTATTTGTAGTATTAGAATCGTTTACAAATAAAAAAATGGCACTACTTTCTGCTCTTGCCCTTGCAGTTGCAGAATTAATTTTTACTATTGTAGTTTACAAGACAATTGATGAAATCACAATACTCGGATTTTTCTTGATTGGGGTTGCAGTATTTTTATCTCTCAAGACAGAGAACGATATTTATTTCAAACTTCAGCCAGCGATACTTGGTTGGATTCTCGCTTTAGTATTTTTCTTTTTTTATTATGTACTGAATAGATTTTTGTTAAACGAGATGTTTCATAAATACATGGGTGACTCTTTTCAAAATATTTTAGAGCAGACTACTGACCCGGAATTTTTGGAAAATTACCTGAAACTTTTATCTAAGTATATGGGGTGGCTTTTTTTTATACACGGAACACTCACTGGATACGCTGCATTCAAATTAAATAAGTGGTGGTGGTTTATTATTCGAGTGCCGGGATTATATATTCTTATGATAGTTTTTTCTATTCTTGCTATGAGAGGAGTGTTATAA
- a CDS encoding ABC-F family ATP-binding cassette domain-containing protein, whose protein sequence is MIKISGLNKSFGSQKLFDDLSFSVNKGEKVGLIGRNGHGKSTIFQILLGNVEPDSGIVTIPKNYKIGYLQQHLKFTKPTVLEECSLGLPPGEEYETWQVEKILFGLGFSEKDMERSPSEFSGGYQIRMNLARLLVSKPDMLMLDEPNNYLDIVTIRWLEEFLREWEGEIILVTHDRSFMDAVVTHVVAIHRTKAVKVEGDTEKIYNQINQAEELYEKTRLNEAKKRKQEEIFIARFKAKASFASRTQSRVKKLEKQGEMKALDEIQDLELFFNSAPFEASQMLFAEDISFSYTGETPYLIENFSLNVGRRERICIIGKNGKGKSTLLKILAGELQPIQGKLSKHPVLKEGYFGQTNKLDMNENNTVVEEIKSADKSCSDGIARNIAGGLMFSGDSGLKKIKVLSGGEKSRVLLGKILVTPCNLLFLDEPTNHLDMQSCDSLIEAVDQFNGSVIMVTHNEMHLKSVATKLIVFDNNTIQIYDGGYEDFLNDIGWSDEDV, encoded by the coding sequence ATGATTAAAATATCTGGGTTGAATAAATCCTTCGGCAGTCAAAAATTATTCGATGATTTAAGTTTTAGCGTAAATAAGGGAGAAAAGGTCGGTCTAATCGGAAGAAACGGACACGGAAAATCTACTATTTTTCAAATACTACTCGGCAATGTAGAGCCGGATTCAGGGATAGTCACTATTCCTAAAAATTATAAAATCGGTTACCTGCAACAACACTTGAAATTTACTAAGCCCACTGTTTTAGAAGAGTGTTCGCTCGGTCTTCCCCCGGGAGAAGAATACGAAACTTGGCAAGTAGAAAAAATTCTATTCGGTCTTGGCTTTTCGGAAAAGGATATGGAAAGAAGTCCAAGTGAATTTTCCGGTGGATACCAAATTCGTATGAATCTTGCAAGACTGCTTGTGTCTAAACCGGATATGCTAATGCTCGATGAACCAAACAACTATCTCGATATTGTCACAATTCGATGGTTAGAAGAATTTTTGCGAGAGTGGGAAGGGGAAATTATTTTAGTTACCCACGATAGAAGTTTTATGGATGCAGTCGTAACCCATGTAGTTGCAATTCACAGGACAAAGGCAGTCAAGGTGGAAGGGGACACTGAAAAAATTTATAACCAAATAAATCAGGCAGAAGAACTCTATGAAAAAACCAGACTGAATGAAGCAAAAAAACGCAAACAAGAAGAAATCTTCATAGCAAGATTCAAAGCAAAAGCGAGTTTTGCAAGTAGAACTCAATCCAGAGTAAAAAAATTAGAAAAACAAGGAGAGATGAAGGCGTTAGACGAAATCCAAGACTTAGAGCTATTCTTTAACAGTGCTCCTTTTGAAGCAAGCCAAATGCTCTTTGCAGAAGATATATCCTTTTCTTATACAGGAGAAACTCCATACTTAATAGAAAATTTTTCTTTAAACGTCGGAAGAAGAGAGAGAATTTGTATTATCGGAAAAAATGGAAAAGGAAAATCAACTCTTCTAAAGATTCTTGCAGGAGAATTGCAACCGATTCAAGGAAAGTTAAGCAAACACCCTGTTTTAAAAGAAGGGTATTTTGGACAGACCAATAAATTGGATATGAACGAAAACAACACAGTAGTAGAAGAGATTAAAAGTGCCGATAAATCCTGCTCTGACGGAATCGCAAGAAATATCGCAGGTGGGTTGATGTTTAGTGGGGATTCAGGATTAAAAAAAATCAAAGTTTTATCGGGAGGAGAAAAGAGTAGAGTCCTTCTCGGAAAAATTTTAGTGACTCCCTGCAACTTACTTTTTTTAGATGAGCCTACAAATCACCTAGACATGCAATCCTGCGACTCGCTAATCGAAGCTGTAGATCAGTTCAATGGATCTGTAATCATGGTAACTCACAACGAGATGCACTTAAAAAGTGTGGCTACAAAACTGATCGTATTCGATAACAATACAATCCAAATTTACGATGGTGGTTATGAAGACTTTTTGAATGACATAGGCTGGTCTGATGAAGATGTTTAG
- a CDS encoding sulfatase-like hydrolase/transferase yields the protein MKFKFYQSIQNSFSLKLSLYSGLAYFFILTIYRILFFIYNHNTDEKTNTTEIIKAFLFGIRFDLSTISIIVIFILAISFAGNFKYFFKYQKQLTFIPLIILEWMVLHLGADILYFKNSNKHLGYEAIVFLGKDFTVIFRSALNADLFFILGIFITLIGAGLIFFKGLNTLRTTITSNTNYIQSISHNVLFICILVVLIRGGFQKSPISPGNAAFSKNFFLNNLALNGVFTVLSDLKWKNSPNIQKIKIEEAILIARNEISYPESQFISSRYPILRKTKAKPNTTPPNIVLVILESWTGKFINSKLPDFQSKEITPIFNKLIQKGVYFQNFFSTGGRTSNGLFAILTSIPDRPGFSTIHSQNALANVGGLGNVLKYAGYDSIFIYGGELDFENIKPLVKHWGYDTLYDIDSIQSTHKYEKGIWGYDDENVYDFLIQKLEERDKTKPFLVTVLTLSTHYPYKVPDKKFELFSANSTEKDFLNTLFYADWAIGEFLQKAKNSEYWDNTIFLFAADHTHHRNLNYYEDRNIPLLIYSEKKIQADYRKDFASQLDILPTILGLTGKEIYFSAMGRDLFSSQKKNSGYFAYGNIFGWVEGDVFFLDTVDKTNALHFTSKPPFSEKELCRKMPLPCLIPQRKAKAFLNLSETLIEKNLIFPSANNLKKGDF from the coding sequence ATGAAATTCAAATTCTACCAATCAATTCAAAATTCATTCTCCTTGAAATTATCTCTATATTCAGGGTTGGCTTATTTTTTTATTTTAACGATATATAGAATCCTATTTTTTATTTATAATCACAATACAGATGAAAAAACAAACACAACTGAAATCATAAAAGCGTTTCTATTCGGGATACGATTTGATCTATCTACAATTTCAATTATTGTAATTTTTATTTTGGCGATAAGTTTCGCAGGAAATTTCAAATATTTTTTTAAATATCAAAAACAACTGACTTTCATTCCACTTATAATTTTAGAATGGATGGTATTGCATTTAGGAGCTGATATTTTATATTTTAAAAATTCTAACAAGCATTTAGGATACGAAGCAATCGTATTTCTTGGCAAAGATTTTACTGTGATTTTTCGCTCTGCCCTTAACGCTGATCTTTTTTTTATACTTGGAATTTTTATTACCCTTATTGGTGCAGGACTCATTTTCTTTAAAGGACTCAACACCCTACGCACAACTATAACTTCAAACACAAACTATATACAATCTATTTCGCATAACGTCCTTTTTATCTGTATTCTTGTAGTATTGATAAGAGGTGGGTTTCAAAAAAGCCCGATTAGCCCCGGCAATGCAGCCTTTTCTAAAAACTTCTTTCTAAATAATCTTGCACTCAATGGAGTGTTTACAGTCCTATCTGATTTAAAATGGAAAAATTCTCCTAATATACAAAAAATAAAAATCGAAGAAGCAATCCTCATTGCAAGAAATGAAATATCTTATCCGGAATCTCAATTTATAAGCTCTCGTTATCCTATACTACGAAAAACTAAAGCTAAACCAAACACCACTCCACCCAATATTGTATTGGTAATCTTAGAAAGCTGGACAGGAAAGTTTATCAATTCTAAACTTCCTGATTTTCAATCAAAAGAAATCACTCCAATTTTCAACAAGTTGATACAAAAGGGAGTCTATTTTCAGAATTTTTTCTCCACAGGTGGACGCACGTCTAACGGTTTATTCGCGATTCTAACCAGCATTCCCGATCGACCGGGTTTTAGCACGATCCATTCACAAAACGCATTGGCAAATGTTGGTGGACTCGGCAATGTATTAAAATACGCAGGGTATGATTCTATTTTTATTTATGGAGGAGAACTCGACTTTGAAAATATCAAACCACTTGTTAAACACTGGGGCTATGATACGTTATACGACATTGATAGTATTCAATCAACTCATAAATATGAAAAAGGAATCTGGGGATATGATGATGAAAATGTATATGACTTCTTAATCCAAAAATTAGAGGAACGAGACAAGACAAAACCTTTCCTTGTTACTGTGTTGACCCTATCTACTCACTACCCTTACAAGGTTCCCGATAAAAAATTTGAATTATTTTCTGCAAACTCGACAGAAAAAGATTTCCTGAACACCCTCTTTTATGCGGATTGGGCAATTGGAGAATTTTTACAAAAAGCAAAAAATTCAGAATATTGGGACAATACTATTTTCCTGTTTGCGGCAGACCATACCCACCATAGAAACTTAAATTATTATGAAGATAGAAATATTCCCCTCCTGATATATTCAGAAAAAAAAATCCAAGCCGATTATAGAAAAGACTTTGCATCCCAATTAGACATTCTTCCAACAATTCTTGGATTGACCGGCAAGGAAATATATTTTTCAGCAATGGGTAGAGATCTTTTTTCGAGCCAAAAAAAAAATTCGGGATATTTTGCTTATGGAAATATTTTCGGGTGGGTTGAAGGTGACGTATTTTTTTTGGATACTGTGGACAAAACGAATGCCCTCCATTTTACTTCTAAACCACCTTTTAGTGAAAAAGAGTTGTGCCGTAAAATGCCTCTTCCGTGCTTAATTCCTCAAAGAAAAGCCAAGGCTTTCTTAAATCTTTCAGAAACCCTAATCGAAAAAAATTTAATTTTTCCTTCGGCTAACAATTTAAAAAAAGGTGATTTTTAA
- a CDS encoding endoflagellar motor protein, whose translation MPTNKKLRFRQKPPSEDSEKNERWLLTYADMITLLLGLFIVMYSISTVDQEKLKTVARQIRGGFGLEGIGESLIFDGGTDITEEEIFLPKSKIFRLWERLGFSLKRLKNESKVLFGLDNNEEIKLTVFASSLGEGNLKFDKDTDFTFQRLSEMSKNMEIDIILRVQIPYLENIEKKGYANNWDFNAHRASLLADFLELKYGIPKNQISIQAYSEFRKMKTDNPSPEEYAKQERIEIIIRKKEN comes from the coding sequence ATGCCAACGAATAAAAAATTAAGATTTCGACAAAAGCCTCCCTCTGAAGATTCAGAGAAAAATGAGCGTTGGCTACTAACGTATGCCGATATGATTACACTTTTGTTAGGATTATTTATTGTTATGTATTCTATCTCAACTGTTGATCAAGAAAAATTAAAAACCGTTGCAAGACAGATACGTGGCGGATTTGGTCTTGAAGGAATTGGTGAATCTCTAATCTTTGATGGAGGAACAGATATCACAGAAGAAGAAATATTTCTTCCAAAATCAAAAATTTTTCGATTATGGGAAAGACTGGGGTTTTCTTTAAAAAGACTTAAAAATGAAAGTAAAGTCTTATTTGGTCTTGATAATAACGAAGAAATTAAACTAACAGTTTTTGCTTCCTCCCTCGGTGAGGGAAATCTTAAATTCGACAAAGATACAGATTTTACATTCCAAAGACTTTCAGAAATGTCAAAAAATATGGAAATAGATATTATTCTTAGAGTTCAAATTCCCTATTTAGAAAATATAGAAAAAAAAGGCTACGCGAATAATTGGGATTTTAACGCACACAGAGCTTCTCTCCTTGCGGATTTCTTAGAATTAAAATACGGAATTCCTAAGAATCAGATTTCAATTCAAGCCTATTCTGAATTTAGAAAAATGAAAACTGACAACCCTTCTCCCGAAGAATATGCAAAACAGGAAAGAATAGAAATCATTATTCGAAAAAAGGAAAACTAA
- a CDS encoding DUF1566 domain-containing protein codes for MVYLIINCQEIDLPELSNTPTLISILSQIIQLQNSTVETPTLNPSSGHYVTPQTIILSTNTPGANIYYTLDESTPTIHSRQYSTGIPIWQISGKTIKAFASKIGMTESPIVESKFSYPPLKTGQTSCYDGVNNPVACGSYQGQDAQENQGVSRSYTDNGNYTITDNTTGLVWQKCSGGQNNDSTCSGIANLTNWTDANNYCNTLTLSGKNWRLPTYIELSTIVEHSMNPLPINLTNFPNTIAGHYWTKTNYLFDLSYAWVVNFSGGIIYANLKTDPYYVRCVSSSFSIDNNLQKYSDFGDGTILDKSTNLLWQKCTKGRNNDSTCSGVASPTDWQTALSYCNSLNLSGKTWRLPNWKELQSIVDYSVNSGASIFETIFPNTSIDNYWSSTTYVNTPANGIYVSFAEGKLFHQPKVNNAKIRCVSAP; via the coding sequence TTGGTTTATTTAATAATAAACTGTCAAGAAATAGATCTTCCTGAGTTAAGTAACACTCCTACACTTATTTCAATTTTGTCTCAAATTATCCAATTACAAAATAGTACTGTAGAGACTCCTACATTAAATCCTTCTTCCGGGCATTACGTTACACCCCAAACTATTATCTTGAGCACAAATACACCTGGTGCAAATATTTATTATACACTCGATGAATCCACTCCCACTATTCATTCAAGACAATATTCCACAGGAATCCCTATATGGCAAATCTCGGGTAAAACAATTAAAGCGTTTGCATCAAAAATAGGAATGACTGAAAGTCCTATTGTAGAAAGTAAATTTAGTTATCCTCCTTTAAAAACAGGACAAACAAGTTGTTACGATGGAGTAAATAACCCGGTCGCCTGTGGCAGCTATCAAGGTCAGGATGCGCAGGAGAATCAAGGTGTTTCTCGAAGTTATACGGATAATGGAAATTATACCATTACAGATAATACTACAGGATTAGTTTGGCAAAAATGCAGTGGAGGACAAAATAATGATTCTACTTGTTCAGGAATTGCGAACTTAACAAATTGGACAGATGCAAATAATTATTGTAATACACTTACACTATCTGGAAAAAATTGGAGGCTCCCTACTTATATTGAGTTATCTACAATAGTAGAGCATAGTATGAATCCTCTTCCAATTAATTTAACAAACTTTCCAAATACTATTGCGGGTCACTATTGGACCAAGACAAATTATCTATTCGATTTGAGTTATGCTTGGGTTGTAAATTTTAGTGGTGGGATTATTTACGCAAACTTGAAGACAGATCCTTATTATGTTCGTTGTGTTAGTAGTTCGTTTTCCATTGACAATAATTTACAAAAATATTCAGACTTTGGAGACGGAACCATTCTAGATAAATCAACTAATTTGTTATGGCAGAAATGTACTAAAGGGCGAAATAATGATTCTACTTGTTCTGGTGTTGCAAGCCCGACTGATTGGCAAACTGCATTATCTTATTGCAATTCACTCAATCTTTCAGGTAAAACTTGGAGACTTCCTAATTGGAAAGAATTGCAGAGTATTGTAGATTATAGCGTAAATTCAGGCGCTTCAATTTTTGAGACTATATTTCCAAATACATCAATTGATAATTATTGGAGTTCAACCACTTATGTAAATACTCCTGCGAATGGAATCTATGTTTCTTTTGCTGAAGGGAAATTATTTCACCAACCCAAGGTAAATAATGCAAAAATTCGCTGTGTGTCTGCCCCTTAG